One window of Daphnia carinata strain CSIRO-1 chromosome 7, CSIRO_AGI_Dcar_HiC_V3, whole genome shotgun sequence genomic DNA carries:
- the LOC130695363 gene encoding serine/threonine-protein kinase VRK1-like isoform X3, whose product MPPKAAVARPAAKKKAPIHKLPDPIKDGEIVRDIQKREWRLGKSIGVGGFGEIYAASDKIDKPVSAADAQYVIKIEPHSNGPLFVEMNFYMRVAKADLIEEWITSRKLKFLGMPRFVGSGSHIYKGEKYRFMVMQRFGTDVQKLFDANQRHFPLNTILNLAMRIIDVLEYIHSKQYVHADIKGSNLLLGFGKGSENQVWLVDFGLACRYIIDGVHKEYRPDLRKAHNGTIEFTSRDAHIGANGRRGDFEILGYNMLQWMCGRLPWESNLTDPEYVASQKNKYMSDIPLLINACFPSKNAPAVMGKFLEMVAQLKFDEKPNYDKFKQLLRQGLKDGGFPDNGALAFPNMNKKPNSIARISPKKHSVPAPPLDDETENSPVKQKAKTSIKKSREPCSPKVTNRRATRRANMSPECDTTDSSSLSGTMLGVPKKRSAEKKELPKDSPAKQDTSLCNPTPAMLAILARMRSKEETAAAAVPSKRKQARLDSRSCSPIDLDSSSILTPAMEEVIRVREVRKSMEQSGHFFTPICSPMTESANSATSGGHFPFPSSTPRNLDLYMTLDCTPEEEPRRKKSMGSGGGQASSTRRSPRTQVNRNKHQESVILDDTTASSVDSSTAGESSTSVTPDNNKRRVVFMRTYEPVEMTTVATQTTPGVLKVTAPQRRYALRSAQSPLSTPGGLRPPPQVIDLSPDMFRDGSP is encoded by the exons ATGCCCCCAAAAGCTGCAGTTGCACGGCCTGCTgctaaaaaaaaggcaccCATCCACAAGCTGCCAGATCCTATCAAAGATGGGGAAATTGTTCGTGATATTCAGAAACGAGAATGGAGGCTTGGGAAATCTATAGGAGTTGGAGGCTTTGGGGAAATTTATGCAG CATCTGATAAAATTGATAAACCAGTTTCTGCTGCAGACGCACAATATGTGATTAAAATT GAACCTCATTCCAATGGACCATTATTTgtggaaatgaatttttacaTGAGAGTAGCTAAAGCAGATCTGA ttGAGGAGTGGATCACTTCTAGGAAGCTCAAGTTTCTGGGTATGCCCCGTTTTGTCGGTTCGGGCTCTCATATATATAAGGGAGAAAAATATCGTTTCATGGTGATGCAGCGCTTTGGTACAGATGTTCAAAAACTATTTGACGCCAATCAGCGCCATTTCCCTCTAAACACCATTCTTAACCTGGCAATGAGGATCATCGACGTTCTGGAATATATACATTCCAAACAATATGTCCATGCTGACATCAAAGGTTCCAACCTGCTTTTAGGATTCGGAAAGGGAAGTGAGAATCAAGTATGGCTCGTCGATTTTGGTCTCGCTTGTCGTTACATTATCGACGGGGTACACAAAGAATATAGACCTGACTTGAGAAAAGCCCATAATGGCACTATAGAATTCACCAGTCGTGATGCTCATATCGGAG CCAATGGTCGTCGGGGAGATTTTGAAATTCTTGGCTACAATATGCTGCAATGGATGTGTGGCCGTCTTCCCTGGGAAAGTAATCTGACTGATCCAGAATACGTCGCCAGTCAGAAGAATAAATATATGTCGGATATTCCATTGCTCATTAACGCATGCTTTCCATCAAAAAATGCACCAG cCGTCATGGGAAAATTCTTGGAAATGGTGGCACAGCTGAAATTCGACGAGAAACCAAATTATGACAAGTTTAAACAATTACTACGTCAAGGTTTGAAGGACGGTGGATTCCCAGACAATGGGGCTCTCGCGTTCCCCAACATGAATAAAAAACCCAATAGTATCGCACGCATTTCACCCAAGAAACACTCCGTTCCTGCACCACCTTTGGATGATGAGACAGAAAATAGCCCTGTGAAACAAAAAGCCAAAACCAGTATTAAAAAGAGTCGAGAACCCTGTTCGCCCAAAGTCACAAATCG TAGGGCTACGCGACGGGCAAATATGTCACCAGAGTGCGATACGACAGATTCCAGCAGTCTCAGCGGTACAATGTTGGGTGTTCCCAAAAAGAGATCAGctgaaaagaaagagctcCCCAAAGATTCACCTGCCAAGCAAGACACATCACTTTGTAATCCTACGCCAGCAATGCTTGCTATTCTGGCCCGTATGCGTAGCAAGGAGGagacagcagcagcagccgttCCCTCGAAAAGGAAACAAGCCAG gttGGACAGTCGCTCTTGTAGCCCCATCGATCTCGATTCCAGTTCGATTCTAACACCCGCTATGGAAGAAGTCATTCGCGTGAGGGAAGTACGTAAAAGTATGGAACAGAGTGGCCATTTTTTCACGCCAATTTGCAGCCCAATGACGGAATCTGCCAACAGTGCAACATCTGGTGgtcattttccatttccatcCTCTACGCCACGAAATTTGGATTTATACATGACCCTTGATTGCACTCCGGAAGAGGAACCTCGAAGGAAAAAGAGCATGGGAAGTGGAGGCGGTCAAGCTTCCAGTACTAGAAGGTCTCCGCGTACTCAGGTCAATAGGAACAAACATCAGGAATCGGTGATCTTGGACGACACGACGGCGTCATCTGTGGATTCCAGCACTGCCGGTGAATCGTCAACCTCCGTCACGCCAGATAACAACAAACGACGCGTTGTTTTTATGC GGACCTATGAACCGGTCGAAATGACCACTGTTGCTACACAAACGACGCCAGGTGTTTTAAAAGTCACGGCTCCCCAACGTCGTTACGCCCTTAGATCGGCTCAATCGCCTCTTAGTACTCCAGGGGGGCTACGCCCTCCTCCCCAAGTGATCGACCTTAGTCCTGATATGTTCCGTGACGGTAGTCCCTga
- the LOC130695363 gene encoding serine/threonine-protein kinase VRK1-like isoform X1 yields MFLNFKLYRCQEYVERIRQPLLNILSKMPPKAAVARPAAKKKAPIHKLPDPIKDGEIVRDIQKREWRLGKSIGVGGFGEIYAASDKIDKPVSAADAQYVIKIEPHSNGPLFVEMNFYMRVAKADLIEEWITSRKLKFLGMPRFVGSGSHIYKGEKYRFMVMQRFGTDVQKLFDANQRHFPLNTILNLAMRIIDVLEYIHSKQYVHADIKGSNLLLGFGKGSENQVWLVDFGLACRYIIDGVHKEYRPDLRKAHNGTIEFTSRDAHIGANGRRGDFEILGYNMLQWMCGRLPWESNLTDPEYVASQKNKYMSDIPLLINACFPSKNAPAVMGKFLEMVAQLKFDEKPNYDKFKQLLRQGLKDGGFPDNGALAFPNMNKKPNSIARISPKKHSVPAPPLDDETENSPVKQKAKTSIKKSREPCSPKVTNRRATRRANMSPECDTTDSSSLSGTMLGVPKKRSAEKKELPKDSPAKQDTSLCNPTPAMLAILARMRSKEETAAAAVPSKRKQARLDSRSCSPIDLDSSSILTPAMEEVIRVREVRKSMEQSGHFFTPICSPMTESANSATSGGHFPFPSSTPRNLDLYMTLDCTPEEEPRRKKSMGSGGGQASSTRRSPRTQVNRNKHQESVILDDTTASSVDSSTAGESSTSVTPDNNKRRVVFMRTYEPVEMTTVATQTTPGVLKVTAPQRRYALRSAQSPLSTPGGLRPPPQVIDLSPDMFRDGSP; encoded by the exons ATGTTCCTGAATTTTAAGTTATACCGATGTCAAGAATACGTTGAACGGATCAGACAACCTCTTTTAAACATATTGTCAAAGATGCCCCCAAAAGCTGCAGTTGCACGGCCTGCTgctaaaaaaaaggcaccCATCCACAAGCTGCCAGATCCTATCAAAGATGGGGAAATTGTTCGTGATATTCAGAAACGAGAATGGAGGCTTGGGAAATCTATAGGAGTTGGAGGCTTTGGGGAAATTTATGCAG CATCTGATAAAATTGATAAACCAGTTTCTGCTGCAGACGCACAATATGTGATTAAAATT GAACCTCATTCCAATGGACCATTATTTgtggaaatgaatttttacaTGAGAGTAGCTAAAGCAGATCTGA ttGAGGAGTGGATCACTTCTAGGAAGCTCAAGTTTCTGGGTATGCCCCGTTTTGTCGGTTCGGGCTCTCATATATATAAGGGAGAAAAATATCGTTTCATGGTGATGCAGCGCTTTGGTACAGATGTTCAAAAACTATTTGACGCCAATCAGCGCCATTTCCCTCTAAACACCATTCTTAACCTGGCAATGAGGATCATCGACGTTCTGGAATATATACATTCCAAACAATATGTCCATGCTGACATCAAAGGTTCCAACCTGCTTTTAGGATTCGGAAAGGGAAGTGAGAATCAAGTATGGCTCGTCGATTTTGGTCTCGCTTGTCGTTACATTATCGACGGGGTACACAAAGAATATAGACCTGACTTGAGAAAAGCCCATAATGGCACTATAGAATTCACCAGTCGTGATGCTCATATCGGAG CCAATGGTCGTCGGGGAGATTTTGAAATTCTTGGCTACAATATGCTGCAATGGATGTGTGGCCGTCTTCCCTGGGAAAGTAATCTGACTGATCCAGAATACGTCGCCAGTCAGAAGAATAAATATATGTCGGATATTCCATTGCTCATTAACGCATGCTTTCCATCAAAAAATGCACCAG cCGTCATGGGAAAATTCTTGGAAATGGTGGCACAGCTGAAATTCGACGAGAAACCAAATTATGACAAGTTTAAACAATTACTACGTCAAGGTTTGAAGGACGGTGGATTCCCAGACAATGGGGCTCTCGCGTTCCCCAACATGAATAAAAAACCCAATAGTATCGCACGCATTTCACCCAAGAAACACTCCGTTCCTGCACCACCTTTGGATGATGAGACAGAAAATAGCCCTGTGAAACAAAAAGCCAAAACCAGTATTAAAAAGAGTCGAGAACCCTGTTCGCCCAAAGTCACAAATCG TAGGGCTACGCGACGGGCAAATATGTCACCAGAGTGCGATACGACAGATTCCAGCAGTCTCAGCGGTACAATGTTGGGTGTTCCCAAAAAGAGATCAGctgaaaagaaagagctcCCCAAAGATTCACCTGCCAAGCAAGACACATCACTTTGTAATCCTACGCCAGCAATGCTTGCTATTCTGGCCCGTATGCGTAGCAAGGAGGagacagcagcagcagccgttCCCTCGAAAAGGAAACAAGCCAG gttGGACAGTCGCTCTTGTAGCCCCATCGATCTCGATTCCAGTTCGATTCTAACACCCGCTATGGAAGAAGTCATTCGCGTGAGGGAAGTACGTAAAAGTATGGAACAGAGTGGCCATTTTTTCACGCCAATTTGCAGCCCAATGACGGAATCTGCCAACAGTGCAACATCTGGTGgtcattttccatttccatcCTCTACGCCACGAAATTTGGATTTATACATGACCCTTGATTGCACTCCGGAAGAGGAACCTCGAAGGAAAAAGAGCATGGGAAGTGGAGGCGGTCAAGCTTCCAGTACTAGAAGGTCTCCGCGTACTCAGGTCAATAGGAACAAACATCAGGAATCGGTGATCTTGGACGACACGACGGCGTCATCTGTGGATTCCAGCACTGCCGGTGAATCGTCAACCTCCGTCACGCCAGATAACAACAAACGACGCGTTGTTTTTATGC GGACCTATGAACCGGTCGAAATGACCACTGTTGCTACACAAACGACGCCAGGTGTTTTAAAAGTCACGGCTCCCCAACGTCGTTACGCCCTTAGATCGGCTCAATCGCCTCTTAGTACTCCAGGGGGGCTACGCCCTCCTCCCCAAGTGATCGACCTTAGTCCTGATATGTTCCGTGACGGTAGTCCCTga
- the LOC130695363 gene encoding serine/threonine-protein kinase VRK1-like isoform X2: MFLNFKLYRCQEYVERIRQPLLNILSKMPPKAAVARPAAKKKAPIHKLPDPIKDGEIVRDIQKREWRLGKSIGVGGFGEIYAASDKIDKPVSAADAQYVIKIEPHSNGPLFVEMNFYMRVAKADLIEEWITSRKLKFLGMPRFVGSGSHIYKGEKYRFMVMQRFGTDVQKLFDANQRHFPLNTILNLAMRIIDVLEYIHSKQYVHADIKGSNLLLGFGKGSENQVWLVDFGLACRYIIDGVHKEYRPDLRKAHNGTIEFTSRDAHIGANGRRGDFEILGYNMLQWMCGRLPWESNLTDPEYVASQKNKYMSDIPLLINACFPSKNAPAVMGKFLEMVAQLKFDEKPNYDKFKQLLRQGLKDGGFPDNGALAFPNMNKKPNSIARISPKKHSVPAPPLDDETENSPVKQKAKTSIKKSREPCSPKVTNRATRRANMSPECDTTDSSSLSGTMLGVPKKRSAEKKELPKDSPAKQDTSLCNPTPAMLAILARMRSKEETAAAAVPSKRKQARLDSRSCSPIDLDSSSILTPAMEEVIRVREVRKSMEQSGHFFTPICSPMTESANSATSGGHFPFPSSTPRNLDLYMTLDCTPEEEPRRKKSMGSGGGQASSTRRSPRTQVNRNKHQESVILDDTTASSVDSSTAGESSTSVTPDNNKRRVVFMRTYEPVEMTTVATQTTPGVLKVTAPQRRYALRSAQSPLSTPGGLRPPPQVIDLSPDMFRDGSP; encoded by the exons ATGTTCCTGAATTTTAAGTTATACCGATGTCAAGAATACGTTGAACGGATCAGACAACCTCTTTTAAACATATTGTCAAAGATGCCCCCAAAAGCTGCAGTTGCACGGCCTGCTgctaaaaaaaaggcaccCATCCACAAGCTGCCAGATCCTATCAAAGATGGGGAAATTGTTCGTGATATTCAGAAACGAGAATGGAGGCTTGGGAAATCTATAGGAGTTGGAGGCTTTGGGGAAATTTATGCAG CATCTGATAAAATTGATAAACCAGTTTCTGCTGCAGACGCACAATATGTGATTAAAATT GAACCTCATTCCAATGGACCATTATTTgtggaaatgaatttttacaTGAGAGTAGCTAAAGCAGATCTGA ttGAGGAGTGGATCACTTCTAGGAAGCTCAAGTTTCTGGGTATGCCCCGTTTTGTCGGTTCGGGCTCTCATATATATAAGGGAGAAAAATATCGTTTCATGGTGATGCAGCGCTTTGGTACAGATGTTCAAAAACTATTTGACGCCAATCAGCGCCATTTCCCTCTAAACACCATTCTTAACCTGGCAATGAGGATCATCGACGTTCTGGAATATATACATTCCAAACAATATGTCCATGCTGACATCAAAGGTTCCAACCTGCTTTTAGGATTCGGAAAGGGAAGTGAGAATCAAGTATGGCTCGTCGATTTTGGTCTCGCTTGTCGTTACATTATCGACGGGGTACACAAAGAATATAGACCTGACTTGAGAAAAGCCCATAATGGCACTATAGAATTCACCAGTCGTGATGCTCATATCGGAG CCAATGGTCGTCGGGGAGATTTTGAAATTCTTGGCTACAATATGCTGCAATGGATGTGTGGCCGTCTTCCCTGGGAAAGTAATCTGACTGATCCAGAATACGTCGCCAGTCAGAAGAATAAATATATGTCGGATATTCCATTGCTCATTAACGCATGCTTTCCATCAAAAAATGCACCAG cCGTCATGGGAAAATTCTTGGAAATGGTGGCACAGCTGAAATTCGACGAGAAACCAAATTATGACAAGTTTAAACAATTACTACGTCAAGGTTTGAAGGACGGTGGATTCCCAGACAATGGGGCTCTCGCGTTCCCCAACATGAATAAAAAACCCAATAGTATCGCACGCATTTCACCCAAGAAACACTCCGTTCCTGCACCACCTTTGGATGATGAGACAGAAAATAGCCCTGTGAAACAAAAAGCCAAAACCAGTATTAAAAAGAGTCGAGAACCCTGTTCGCCCAAAGTCACAAATCG GGCTACGCGACGGGCAAATATGTCACCAGAGTGCGATACGACAGATTCCAGCAGTCTCAGCGGTACAATGTTGGGTGTTCCCAAAAAGAGATCAGctgaaaagaaagagctcCCCAAAGATTCACCTGCCAAGCAAGACACATCACTTTGTAATCCTACGCCAGCAATGCTTGCTATTCTGGCCCGTATGCGTAGCAAGGAGGagacagcagcagcagccgttCCCTCGAAAAGGAAACAAGCCAG gttGGACAGTCGCTCTTGTAGCCCCATCGATCTCGATTCCAGTTCGATTCTAACACCCGCTATGGAAGAAGTCATTCGCGTGAGGGAAGTACGTAAAAGTATGGAACAGAGTGGCCATTTTTTCACGCCAATTTGCAGCCCAATGACGGAATCTGCCAACAGTGCAACATCTGGTGgtcattttccatttccatcCTCTACGCCACGAAATTTGGATTTATACATGACCCTTGATTGCACTCCGGAAGAGGAACCTCGAAGGAAAAAGAGCATGGGAAGTGGAGGCGGTCAAGCTTCCAGTACTAGAAGGTCTCCGCGTACTCAGGTCAATAGGAACAAACATCAGGAATCGGTGATCTTGGACGACACGACGGCGTCATCTGTGGATTCCAGCACTGCCGGTGAATCGTCAACCTCCGTCACGCCAGATAACAACAAACGACGCGTTGTTTTTATGC GGACCTATGAACCGGTCGAAATGACCACTGTTGCTACACAAACGACGCCAGGTGTTTTAAAAGTCACGGCTCCCCAACGTCGTTACGCCCTTAGATCGGCTCAATCGCCTCTTAGTACTCCAGGGGGGCTACGCCCTCCTCCCCAAGTGATCGACCTTAGTCCTGATATGTTCCGTGACGGTAGTCCCTga
- the LOC130695371 gene encoding dual specificity protein phosphatase 10-like encodes MLPEPTTRLERSHLRLTFNRSLSEPGSTASSSSSSSSSNSQDHHLPLSMNDQRQHHKRHYMQLQHHHNQVYLHQHSKACSSLGSSSQSSVSSCSTSSSICSIDKDELDEEQPLQPLVLLQQQSPAKRCCLGLPLSVSLPSSPSSESSSLQRAMMAKRTRIYTADQLATIKWSNNTPTSPTTGQPVVIVDCRPFMAYNASHVRNAINLNCSDRWNRKRLQTGRVSLADLATSPEGKDLLRRRTVKEVIVYDEGAVDCERLPPSSTLYIVLSALLDDHKEPLLLAGGHSEFQRRYPHLCESHQNISGGSTSSPLSSSSCCTTAVATSSVSPDVDSHPTTQILPFLYLGNGRDACDLSKLDRLGISRVLNVTADLPCDEHILSRGILFKQLPAADSGQQNLRQYFDDAYQFIDAARCGSGSVLIHCHAGISRSPTIAIAYLMRHAQLSLVEAYTMVKQRRPIISPNLNFMGQLLEFEQGLRSDPSMAATSEQVNSLSSSSSSDVTPSSTSSLTNGDISPLTSCRHLRHLPPSRWAAHRDQSPSEMESSSCRV; translated from the exons ATGTTGCCTGAACCGACAACGCGCTTAGAACGGAGCCACTTGAGGTTGACATTCAACAGGAGTCTGAGCGAACCAGGCAGTACTGCTTCGTCCAGCTCTAGCTCTTCCAGCTCCAACAGTCAAGATCATCACCTTCCATTGTCAATGAATGACCAACGCCAGCATCATAAAAGACATTACATGCAATTGCAGCATCACCACAATCAAGTTTATTTGCATCAGCACAGCAAAGCGTGTAGCTCTTTGGGTTCGAGTTCTCAGTCATCGGTTTCATCATGCAGCACGTCGTCCTCGATCTGCTCCATCGACAAGGACGAATTGGACGAAGAACAGCCACTGCAGCCCTTAGTTTTATTGCAACAACAGTCTCCGGCCAAACGATGCTGTCTCGGACTTCCGCTGTCGGTCAGTCTGCCGTCTAGTCCGAGCTCTGAAAGTTCGTCCTTGCAAAGGGCCATGATGGCCAAGCGAACTCGGATTTACACGGCCGACCAGCTAGCGACTATCAAATGGTCGAACAATACACCTACATCGCCAACAACCGGCCAACCGGTGGTTATAGTCGATTGCCGGCCATTCATGGCCTACAATGCCTCCCACGTCCGCAACGCCATCAATCTCAACTGTTCGGACCGCTGGAACCGTAAGCGTCTCCAAACGGGCCGAGTGTCGTTGGCCGATTTAGCCACCAGCCCCGAAGGCAAAGACTTGCTTCGTCGACGAACCGTCAAAGAAGTCATCGTCTATGACGAAGGAGCCGTCGATTGCGAACGTCTTCCTCCATCCAGCACCCTTTACATTGTCTTGTCCGCATTGCTCGACGATCACAAAGAGCCACTACTCTTAGCCG GTGGACATTCTGAATTCCAAAGACGTTATCCGCACCTTTGCGAAAGTCATCAAAACATTTCCGGCGGATCGACGAGTTCTCCTCTTTCAAGTTCTTCCTGTTGTACAACAGCGGTCGCCACTAGTAGCGTGTCGCCGGATGTGGATTCCCACCCGACCACACAGATTTTGCCCTTCCTGTACTTGGGTAACGGCAGGGACGCTTGTGATTTGAGTAAACTCGACAGGCTGGGCATTTCACGAGTGCTCAACGTCACAGCCGATTTACCCTGCGATGAGCACATCCTTTCCCGAGGCATTTTATTCAAACAATTACCAGCTGCCGATTCCGGCCAGCAAAATTTACGGCAGTATTTCGACGATGCATATCAATTCATCG ACGCAGCTCGTTGTGGTAGTGGGTCGGTTTTAATCCACTGTCACGCTGGCATCTCCCGTTCGCCGACTATCGCCATCGCTTACCTGATGCGTCACGCCCAGTTGAGCCTGGTCGAAGCCTACACGATGGTCAAACAACGTCGTCCAATCATTTCGCCAAATCTCAATTTCATGGGCCAATTGTTGGAGTTTGAACAAGGATTGCGATCCGATCCATCAATGGCTGCCACTAGTGAACAAGTGAATTctttgtcgtcgtcgtcatcgtcggaTGTGACACCATCAAGCACTTCCTCTTTGACCAATGGTGACATAAGTCCCCTCACTTCTTGCCGTCATTTACGTCATTTACCGCCTTCACGCTGGGCGGCTCACCGTGACCAATCCCCTTCCGAAATGGAATCATCTAGCTGTCGTgtctaa